The Halogeometricum borinquense DSM 11551 genome window below encodes:
- a CDS encoding orc1/cdc6 family replication initiation protein, which yields MALFERDNDIYRDRDALREDYQPEQLVGRDEELRTYQAALQPVINGEQPNNVFLYGKTGVGKTAATKYLLSHLREDAAQYDDIDLSVTFLNCDGLTSSYQIATRLVNSLRSESNQISTTGYPLASVYEMLWEELDDRAGTVLVVLDEIDHVNDDSILYQLPRARANGNLEVAKIGLIGISNDFSFRDDLSPKVKSSLCEQEIHFPAYNAENLRAILEQRAEVAFHDGVLSEEVIPLCAAYGAKDAGDARQSIDLLMKAGDLARDEDTETIEEDHVRRGRRALERGRIKEGINGLTEHGHLVLYALLTLDLEDETPIRSRDVRPRYTRFAELANRDPLVPRRMRDHLSELAMLGIVSVTERNEGRRGGTYREYALDMDVELILSAMSDTVELVGVHDSIDPYLDDGDKPTTLDEFHGT from the coding sequence ATGGCGCTGTTCGAGCGGGACAACGACATCTATCGGGACCGGGATGCCCTTCGTGAGGATTACCAGCCCGAACAACTCGTTGGGAGAGACGAAGAACTCCGAACGTATCAGGCGGCACTCCAGCCCGTGATCAACGGCGAGCAACCAAACAACGTTTTCCTGTACGGGAAAACCGGAGTCGGAAAAACCGCAGCGACGAAGTACCTCCTTTCGCACCTCCGTGAGGACGCTGCCCAGTACGACGACATCGACCTCTCGGTGACGTTCCTCAACTGCGACGGACTCACGAGTTCGTACCAGATTGCTACTCGTCTTGTTAACAGCCTTCGGTCGGAATCGAATCAGATATCTACGACGGGCTACCCTCTCGCCTCGGTCTACGAGATGCTCTGGGAGGAACTCGACGACCGAGCGGGAACCGTTCTCGTCGTTCTTGACGAGATCGATCACGTCAACGATGACAGCATCTTGTATCAACTCCCCCGTGCCCGCGCCAACGGCAATCTCGAAGTCGCAAAAATCGGTCTTATCGGTATCTCGAACGACTTCTCTTTCCGCGACGACCTCTCCCCGAAAGTCAAGAGTTCACTGTGCGAACAGGAGATTCATTTCCCCGCCTACAACGCCGAAAATCTCCGTGCCATCCTCGAACAGCGGGCGGAAGTCGCCTTCCACGACGGCGTCCTCTCGGAGGAAGTTATCCCGCTGTGTGCCGCCTACGGCGCGAAAGACGCGGGTGATGCGCGCCAGTCAATCGACCTTCTCATGAAGGCAGGTGATCTTGCACGCGACGAAGATACCGAGACCATCGAAGAAGATCACGTCCGGCGTGGACGTCGTGCTCTCGAACGCGGCCGAATCAAAGAGGGTATCAACGGACTGACCGAGCATGGTCACCTTGTCCTCTACGCTCTCCTCACCTTGGACCTTGAAGACGAGACACCCATCCGTTCGCGCGATGTTCGACCCCGCTACACCCGTTTTGCCGAACTCGCAAACCGCGACCCACTTGTTCCGCGACGGATGCGCGACCATCTGAGCGAACTCGCTATGCTGGGCATCGTCTCAGTCACCGAACGGAACGAAGGCCGCCGTGGTGGAACGTACCGTGAATACGCACTCGACATGGATGTCGAACTCATTCTCTCGGCGATGTCGGACACCGTCGAACTCGTCGGCGTCCACGACAGCATCGATCCGTACCTCGACGACGGCGACAAACCGACGACGCTCGACGAATTCCACGGAACCTGA
- a CDS encoding helix-turn-helix domain-containing protein → MVKLDDVDPDELRRTLAEVDSAKEAKRLVVALDYLDDVPVSVLADRYGIPRSTLYYWLDRFETESIEEAITDEDRPGRPRKLDEEDRNRLRSHLDTTPREYNYDADEWTPELVREHVEHTFGVTYSVGHIRRLLRDLQSS, encoded by the coding sequence ATGGTCAAACTCGACGACGTGGATCCTGATGAACTTCGTCGTACTCTCGCAGAGGTCGATTCCGCGAAGGAGGCGAAGCGACTCGTCGTCGCTTTAGACTATCTCGACGACGTACCGGTTTCTGTTCTCGCAGATCGGTACGGAATCCCGCGTTCAACGCTGTACTACTGGCTTGACCGATTCGAGACTGAATCCATTGAGGAGGCGATAACCGATGAGGATCGTCCGGGCCGTCCTCGGAAACTCGACGAGGAGGACCGAAACCGACTCCGCAGTCACCTCGATACGACGCCCAGAGAGTACAACTACGATGCAGACGAGTGGACTCCGGAACTCGTTAGAGAGCATGTTGAGCATACGTTCGGCGTGACGTACTCTGTCGGTCATATTCGTCGTCTCCTCCGTGACCTGCAGTCTTCGTGA